The Nostoc sp. 'Lobaria pulmonaria (5183) cyanobiont' genome window below encodes:
- the hetR gene encoding heterocyst differentiation master regulator HetR, giving the protein MSNDIDLIKRLDPSAMDQIMLYLAFSAMRTSGHRHGAFLDAAATAAKCAIYMTYLEQGQNLRMTGHLHHLEPKRVKIIVEEVRQALTEGKLLKMLGSQEPRYLIQLPYIWLEKYPWQPGRSRVPGTSLTSEEKRQIEQKLPSNLPDAQLVSSFEFLDLIEFLHKRSQEDLPPEHQMPLSEALGEHIKRRLLYSGTVTRIDSPWGMPFYALTRLSYTPTDDEERTHITVEDTARYFRMMKNWAERRRNAMRLLEELDILPEKMDQAMEELDEVIRAWADKYHQDGGIAVVLQTAFGEKED; this is encoded by the coding sequence ATGAGTAACGACATAGATCTGATCAAACGTCTTGACCCCAGTGCGATGGATCAGATCATGCTTTATCTGGCTTTTAGTGCCATGCGGACGAGTGGGCACAGGCATGGGGCATTTTTAGATGCAGCCGCAACAGCAGCAAAGTGTGCAATTTACATGACCTATCTAGAGCAGGGACAAAACCTGCGAATGACAGGGCATTTGCATCACTTGGAGCCGAAACGAGTAAAAATTATTGTAGAAGAAGTCAGACAGGCATTAACAGAAGGCAAACTGTTAAAAATGTTGGGTTCTCAGGAACCTCGCTATTTGATTCAATTGCCTTATATCTGGCTAGAAAAATATCCTTGGCAACCGGGGCGATCGCGCGTTCCTGGTACCAGTCTGACAAGCGAAGAAAAAAGACAAATTGAGCAGAAACTGCCCAGTAATTTACCTGATGCTCAGTTAGTTAGCTCCTTTGAGTTTCTGGATTTGATCGAGTTTTTACACAAGCGATCGCAAGAAGACTTACCACCCGAACACCAAATGCCTTTGAGTGAAGCTTTGGGTGAGCATATCAAGCGTCGTCTGCTTTACTCAGGAACGGTAACGCGTATTGATTCTCCTTGGGGAATGCCCTTCTATGCGCTTACCCGTCTTTCTTATACCCCAACAGACGATGAAGAACGTACACACATCACCGTGGAAGATACCGCTCGGTATTTCCGCATGATGAAAAATTGGGCAGAACGACGACGAAACGCCATGCGGTTGCTGGAAGAACTTGATATCCTCCCAGAAAAAATGGATCAGGCTATGGAAGAATTGGATGAAGTTATTCGTGCCTGGGCAGACAAATATCACCAAGACGGTGGTATTGCAGTGGTTTTACAGACGGCGTTTGGTGAAAAAGAAGACTAG
- the rpsD gene encoding 30S ribosomal protein S4 has product MSRYRGPRLRIVRRLGDLPGLTRKSARRAYPPGQHGQNRKKRSEYAIRLEEKQKLRFNYGLTEKQLLRYVRKARRVTGSTGQVLLQLLEMRLDNTVFRLGIAPTIPAARQLVNHGHVTVNGRVVNIASYQCRPGEVIAVRDRAQSRKLVEANLQYPGLANLPSHLEFDKNKLVGKVNSVIEREWVALQVNELLVVEYYSRQA; this is encoded by the coding sequence ATGTCCCGATATAGAGGGCCCCGCCTCAGAATTGTCCGCCGCTTGGGCGACTTACCAGGATTGACTCGTAAAAGCGCCAGACGCGCTTACCCACCTGGTCAGCATGGTCAGAACCGCAAGAAACGCTCTGAGTATGCTATCCGTCTGGAGGAAAAGCAAAAGCTCCGCTTCAACTACGGTTTGACTGAAAAGCAATTGCTCCGCTATGTGCGGAAAGCCAGACGTGTTACTGGTTCTACCGGACAGGTGTTGCTACAATTGCTAGAAATGCGCTTGGATAATACCGTTTTCCGCTTGGGTATAGCGCCGACTATCCCCGCAGCTCGCCAACTAGTGAATCACGGTCACGTAACTGTTAACGGTCGTGTGGTGAATATTGCCAGCTACCAATGCCGTCCTGGCGAAGTAATTGCCGTCAGAGATCGGGCACAATCACGGAAGTTGGTAGAAGCTAACTTGCAATATCCCGGTTTGGCCAACCTCCCCAGTCATTTGGAGTTTGACAAAAATAAGTTGGTTGGTAAAGTTAACAGCGTTATTGAGCGCGAATGGGTGGCATTACAAGTTAATGAACTACTTGTGGTGGAATACTATTCACGACAAGCTTAA
- the moaA gene encoding GTP 3',8-cyclase MoaA, whose product MNQVDYLRISLIDRCNFRCQYCMPEGVELDYILRQQLLTDEELLTLIQEVFIPVGFTRFRLTGGEPLLRPRVVDLVGAIATLPQTQDISMTTNGFLLAPMAQNLYNAGLRRINISLDSLDPDIFDQIIGNQGRSRWQQVWQGIQAAYEVGFDPLKLNVVVIPGVNDHEVLDLAALTIDKQWHVRFIEFMPIGNVHLFGDRGWVSSADLRGQIRDRWGLTESQVRGAGPADVFQIPGAKGTLGFISQMSECFCDRCNRMRLSADGWLRPCLLNETGQIDLKTALRSGVSTAQLQEQVRHLLANKPEINFKGRDSGISGTYTRTMSQIGG is encoded by the coding sequence ATGAACCAGGTAGACTACCTCCGCATTAGCTTAATTGATCGCTGCAATTTTCGTTGTCAATACTGTATGCCAGAGGGAGTAGAACTGGATTATATTCTCAGGCAACAGCTGTTAACTGATGAGGAACTACTCACCTTAATTCAAGAAGTATTTATTCCAGTAGGCTTTACCCGATTTCGTTTGACTGGGGGTGAACCTTTATTGCGTCCCCGTGTGGTGGATTTGGTAGGTGCGATCGCAACTTTACCCCAAACTCAAGATATCTCAATGACCACCAACGGTTTTTTGCTGGCTCCGATGGCGCAAAACCTCTACAATGCTGGTTTACGACGAATTAATATTAGTCTTGACTCTCTCGATCCCGACATTTTTGATCAAATTATTGGTAATCAGGGGCGTTCTCGTTGGCAACAAGTTTGGCAGGGGATTCAAGCTGCCTATGAAGTCGGATTCGACCCACTGAAGCTGAATGTAGTGGTAATTCCTGGCGTTAATGACCATGAAGTTTTAGATTTAGCCGCTCTGACAATTGATAAACAGTGGCACGTTCGATTTATTGAATTTATGCCCATTGGCAATGTGCATTTATTTGGCGATCGCGGTTGGGTATCTTCAGCCGATTTACGAGGACAGATTCGCGATCGCTGGGGCTTGACAGAATCTCAAGTTCGTGGTGCTGGCCCTGCTGATGTCTTTCAAATTCCCGGTGCGAAGGGGACACTAGGATTTATTAGTCAAATGTCAGAATGTTTTTGCGATCGTTGTAACCGGATGCGCCTGAGTGCTGATGGCTGGCTGCGTCCCTGTTTATTAAATGAAACTGGTCAAATAGATTTAAAAACTGCTCTACGTTCTGGTGTCAGCACCGCTCAATTACAAGAGCAGGTTAGACATTTACTCGCAAACAAGCCAGAAATTAACTTTAAAGGGCGCGATTCTGGCATTTCAGGTACATATACCCGCACCATGTCACAGATTGGCGGGTAG
- a CDS encoding alpha/beta fold hydrolase: protein MSKLPDVLWLNTSPSLQYFAQPLLRYLSDLVTIQEWKYRQSQDEVSSLDAAVVLLHDYLKSCNRPVHLIGHSTGGLLGLLYSRRYPETVKSLTLLAVGVDAAVDWQAHYYMHRQFLSRQKLLTDMVYNLFGYQDERTLKSLTHLLEQDLDCSLSPHSLFERVSIKANRVSVPLMVCSSLNDIVVEPEALQGWRSHLKEGDRLWSCLEGGHFFHFSQYQLVGEQLLDFWKFIRVSDSLYSCLRL, encoded by the coding sequence ATGTCTAAACTGCCGGATGTTCTTTGGTTAAATACAAGCCCTAGTTTGCAATACTTTGCTCAACCACTACTTCGTTACCTGTCTGATCTAGTGACAATCCAAGAGTGGAAATATCGCCAAAGCCAAGATGAAGTAAGTTCACTAGATGCTGCTGTTGTTCTGCTTCATGACTACCTCAAATCTTGCAATCGACCTGTTCACCTGATTGGTCATAGTACAGGAGGATTACTAGGGCTACTCTATAGCCGTCGCTATCCAGAAACAGTCAAGTCTTTGACGCTATTAGCCGTGGGTGTTGATGCGGCGGTTGATTGGCAAGCTCATTACTATATGCACCGTCAGTTTTTAAGTCGCCAAAAGCTTTTGACTGATATGGTTTACAACTTATTTGGTTATCAGGATGAACGCACTCTCAAGAGTTTGACACATCTGCTGGAGCAAGATTTAGATTGTTCGCTCTCTCCTCATTCTCTGTTTGAGAGGGTGAGTATAAAGGCAAACAGAGTTTCAGTACCTTTGATGGTTTGTAGTAGCTTAAATGACATTGTTGTGGAACCAGAGGCACTGCAAGGATGGCGATCGCATTTGAAGGAGGGCGATCGCCTCTGGTCTTGTTTAGAAGGAGGGCATTTCTTTCACTTTTCCCAGTATCAGCTTGTAGGAGAACAGCTACTCGACTTCTGGAAGTTTATCCGGGTATCAGATTCGCTGTATTCCTGTTTGCGACTTTAG
- a CDS encoding inorganic phosphate transporter has product MLITLLFVALLAFYVAWNLGANDVANAMGTSVGSKAVTLKQALIIAGVLEFTGAVLFGHEVTETLATKIANPALFAATPQIFVVGMVTVLISCGVWLQIATSRGLPVSSSHAVVGAIAGFSWVALGVNAIDWSSIGSITIGWILTPLISGAIAALLYSQIKHWILDQPNQVVQLQEWIPWLSTALLGVFGVIVLPSLTEPLTNFVIEQVGFKIPSHDIPLLTGAVAAVGLTIISWRQLGDKGDKGEILPNPVERLFARFQLLSACFVAFAHGSNDVGNAIAPLAAIVYINRTGSVPTDGITIPLWILILGGAGIVGGLAVWGKKVIATIGENIIALQPSGGFCAELATATTILIASRLGLPVSTSHALVGGVVGIGLVQNLNSIKFQTLKGIAAAWLITIPVSAALSAAIFSIAQIIFF; this is encoded by the coding sequence ATGCTTATTACCCTACTTTTCGTAGCTCTACTAGCTTTCTACGTCGCCTGGAATCTCGGAGCAAACGATGTCGCTAACGCGATGGGAACCTCTGTAGGTTCCAAAGCTGTCACCCTCAAACAAGCACTAATAATTGCTGGGGTATTAGAGTTTACGGGTGCTGTGTTGTTTGGACATGAGGTAACGGAAACTCTAGCAACGAAAATTGCTAATCCCGCCTTATTCGCAGCTACACCTCAAATATTTGTTGTTGGAATGGTAACGGTACTAATATCGTGTGGTGTGTGGTTACAAATTGCCACATCACGCGGTTTACCCGTATCCTCTTCTCATGCGGTTGTTGGTGCGATCGCTGGATTTAGTTGGGTAGCTTTGGGAGTAAATGCAATTGATTGGTCATCAATTGGCTCGATTACCATTGGCTGGATTTTAACGCCGTTAATTAGTGGTGCGATCGCCGCTTTACTCTACAGTCAAATCAAGCACTGGATTTTAGATCAACCCAATCAAGTAGTCCAGTTACAAGAGTGGATTCCCTGGTTGAGTACTGCGCTGCTAGGTGTATTCGGCGTGATTGTCTTACCTTCGCTCACAGAACCGCTCACCAATTTTGTAATTGAGCAAGTTGGTTTCAAAATCCCTTCTCATGACATCCCCCTGTTAACCGGTGCAGTAGCAGCAGTTGGACTCACAATCATCAGTTGGCGACAATTGGGAGATAAGGGAGACAAGGGAGAAATACTCCCCAATCCCGTAGAAAGATTATTTGCTCGATTTCAACTACTAAGTGCTTGCTTTGTCGCCTTTGCTCATGGTTCTAATGATGTGGGAAATGCGATCGCTCCTTTAGCTGCGATCGTTTACATCAATCGTACTGGTAGCGTACCTACTGATGGTATAACTATCCCCCTTTGGATTTTAATTCTTGGTGGTGCTGGTATTGTTGGTGGTTTAGCTGTCTGGGGAAAAAAAGTCATTGCTACCATTGGCGAAAACATCATTGCTTTGCAACCCAGTGGTGGATTTTGTGCCGAACTGGCAACTGCTACCACCATCCTCATCGCTTCCCGGCTAGGTTTACCAGTCTCCACCTCCCACGCTCTTGTTGGTGGTGTAGTTGGTATTGGCCTAGTGCAAAATCTCAATTCGATTAAGTTTCAAACACTAAAAGGCATTGCCGCCGCATGGCTAATTACAATCCCCGTAAGTGCTGCCCTTAGCGCTGCCATCTTCAGCATCGCCCAGATTATATTCTTCTAA
- a CDS encoding hemerythrin HHE cation-binding protein, whose protein sequence is MVVALDDTKRKAIATELADLKAIQELLISNERKVLPAVSNDQEISKRLNDFLKDDQENLTVIEGVISKFGGGSAQPRDTIGQYVEQVGRIIDGDELTLYQKVSIHERIKHQAVMTGLIIHKAAQVVGDDVKEAIGPLNQVNFENRAHQEQLKGVLEVLGTRELTGQDPDQGVWARTQDAVAALRGVFEGLTK, encoded by the coding sequence ATGGTTGTAGCTTTAGATGATACCAAGCGTAAGGCGATCGCTACAGAGCTAGCAGATTTGAAAGCTATACAAGAGTTGCTAATTTCTAATGAACGAAAAGTACTACCTGCTGTAAGCAACGATCAAGAAATTAGCAAACGCCTAAACGACTTTCTCAAAGATGACCAAGAAAACCTCACAGTGATTGAGGGAGTTATTTCAAAATTTGGTGGTGGTTCAGCCCAGCCTAGAGACACCATAGGGCAGTACGTTGAGCAAGTAGGTCGTATAATAGATGGGGATGAGCTGACACTGTACCAAAAGGTTTCTATTCACGAAAGGATTAAGCACCAAGCCGTAATGACTGGTTTAATTATCCATAAAGCTGCTCAGGTAGTAGGTGATGACGTAAAAGAAGCTATTGGGCCGCTCAATCAAGTGAACTTTGAAAATCGCGCTCATCAAGAACAATTGAAAGGTGTGTTGGAAGTTTTGGGTACAAGAGAACTTACAGGTCAAGACCCAGATCAAGGAGTTTGGGCGCGCACTCAAGATGCTGTTGCAGCTTTGAGGGGTGTGTTTGAGGGTTTGACAAAGTAA
- a CDS encoding EamA family transporter produces MGRFEKQPENPRVRGELSRAAENALWAVVEDLENLQQNVLRALQEDVKRLQSEKNRLSDEIQSLVEEKEHLQQVRQITEQQVLIRQLAEVLAKHISSQLQSSLATLANQSIEGKSYEQAALKSAEVSSNVVGEINEKVEHMFDSLDDTVTVTFNSLQQELKNYQSNLSQQLSRMYSQQQQGETILTEFVNRLHGELDKTIEETSRKSATAGIPTVLQFTEPEKNSSVETSLPEFEQVVRNSLEPISPISNKFSPRETTSQPPIIKENTANPISSPSKDLSPRETTSKPPIVKENTANPISSPSKDLSPRETTSESPIVKENTANPISSPSKDLSSRETPSEPTAAVVPPPKDNATEPISVLNQESPENETKSEPSIASLLQPRMIRPSPKDPNEPIAVRRKNVSQTKAESSSTTALEPQVKAKPSQSRSPNSSSSSTLQIGLLLIVLSAVISSLYNVAIKVIFHEGSQIFGVLDVEQLLPPTLGNTLLILTLRFMVVVPLMVLLSPILHPRLWQDLENLSASVRGNATPANAATKQILVLSIVSGCFLFLSQVLIYIAIAQVTTGMAIALFFIYPMVSGLFSWFLFRDRPTLFRIAAIAAICCGELLVLGGSPSIGIGNTSMGSSTAILSGVAFAAYIILTRVCASKLHPVTFTLINFTTMLLLSFICLMLPLPSSWNLVIVDPSKILELVLSAFILGVLTLAGYLLNNVGISKLGASRSALIGGSIPVLTVIFAGLIIQENLDIVQILGVLFVTFGAAAFSFETMRNQVKPSNPTN; encoded by the coding sequence ATGGGGCGATTCGAGAAGCAACCAGAAAACCCAAGAGTCAGAGGGGAGCTATCTAGAGCAGCAGAAAATGCTCTTTGGGCTGTAGTTGAAGACTTAGAAAATCTTCAGCAGAATGTCCTCAGAGCTTTGCAGGAAGACGTAAAGCGGCTTCAGTCAGAAAAAAATCGGTTATCTGATGAGATTCAAAGCTTGGTAGAGGAAAAAGAGCATTTACAACAAGTGCGCCAAATCACCGAGCAGCAAGTGTTAATTCGGCAACTGGCAGAAGTTCTGGCAAAGCATATATCTTCACAACTGCAATCCTCTCTGGCAACTTTAGCTAATCAAAGCATAGAGGGCAAATCTTACGAACAAGCTGCATTGAAGTCTGCTGAAGTGAGCAGCAATGTAGTCGGTGAAATCAATGAAAAAGTCGAACACATGTTTGACAGTCTGGATGACACCGTTACTGTTACCTTTAATTCCCTACAACAGGAGCTGAAGAACTATCAAAGTAATCTTTCCCAACAGTTGTCACGGATGTATAGCCAGCAGCAGCAAGGGGAAACGATTTTGACAGAGTTTGTCAACCGCCTGCATGGAGAACTAGATAAAACTATAGAAGAAACTTCACGCAAATCAGCAACAGCAGGTATCCCGACTGTTTTGCAGTTTACGGAGCCAGAAAAAAACAGTTCTGTTGAAACATCCTTACCAGAGTTTGAGCAAGTAGTAAGAAATTCCCTTGAGCCAATTTCCCCGATCTCCAATAAATTTTCACCAAGGGAAACGACATCACAGCCGCCAATTATTAAAGAAAACACCGCGAATCCAATTTCTTCTCCCAGCAAGGATTTGTCGCCAAGGGAAACGACATCAAAGCCGCCGATTGTTAAAGAAAACACCGCGAATCCAATTTCTTCGCCCAGCAAGGATTTGTCGCCAAGGGAAACGACATCAGAGTCGCCGATTGTTAAAGAAAACACCGCAAATCCAATTTCTTCTCCCAGCAAGGATTTGTCGTCAAGGGAAACGCCATCAGAGCCTACTGCGGCTGTAGTTCCGCCACCAAAAGACAATGCCACCGAACCAATTTCTGTCTTAAATCAAGAATCGCCGGAAAACGAAACGAAATCAGAGCCTTCGATCGCATCTTTGCTACAACCGAGAATGATCCGACCTTCTCCAAAGGATCCTAATGAACCAATTGCTGTCCGCCGTAAGAACGTATCGCAAACCAAAGCTGAATCCTCATCGACCACGGCGCTAGAACCGCAGGTAAAAGCAAAACCCTCACAATCGCGATCGCCTAATTCTTCTAGCTCATCGACACTCCAAATCGGTTTGTTGTTGATTGTCTTATCAGCAGTGATATCGTCACTTTATAACGTAGCCATCAAGGTAATTTTCCACGAAGGTTCCCAGATTTTTGGAGTATTAGACGTAGAGCAATTGCTACCGCCGACTTTGGGCAATACTCTGTTAATTTTGACGCTACGGTTTATGGTAGTCGTACCACTAATGGTACTTTTGTCTCCGATATTGCATCCAAGACTGTGGCAAGACTTGGAAAACTTGTCCGCTTCAGTCCGAGGAAATGCCACACCTGCCAATGCAGCTACCAAGCAGATTTTGGTGTTGTCAATTGTGAGTGGGTGCTTTTTGTTTTTATCTCAGGTACTAATCTATATTGCGATCGCTCAAGTCACAACTGGAATGGCGATCGCACTGTTCTTTATCTATCCAATGGTTAGTGGTCTATTTTCGTGGTTTCTGTTTCGCGATCGCCCCACTCTATTCCGCATCGCGGCGATCGCCGCGATTTGCTGCGGTGAATTGTTAGTTTTAGGGGGTTCTCCCAGCATCGGTATCGGTAATACTTCAATGGGAAGCAGCACCGCCATTCTTTCGGGTGTGGCTTTTGCTGCCTATATAATTCTGACGCGAGTCTGTGCTAGCAAACTGCATCCTGTGACTTTTACTTTAATTAACTTCACTACCATGCTGTTGTTGAGCTTTATCTGTTTGATGCTACCTTTGCCAAGCAGTTGGAACTTGGTAATAGTTGACCCCTCTAAAATACTGGAACTGGTTTTGAGCGCGTTTATTTTGGGTGTGCTGACTCTTGCAGGTTATTTGCTCAATAATGTTGGTATTAGTAAACTAGGAGCCTCGCGATCGGCGCTCATCGGTGGTAGCATCCCAGTTTTAACCGTGATTTTCGCTGGGTTAATTATTCAAGAGAATTTGGATATTGTGCAAATTCTGGGAGTGTTATTTGTAACTTTTGGCGCGGCTGCTTTCAGCTTTGAAACAATGCGAAATCAGGTTAAACCCTCTAATCCCACGAATTAA
- a CDS encoding zinc-dependent dehydrogenase has protein sequence MKAQVFRGVNQLSYEDIPVPTLEPDEVLVQVQVVGLCQSDIKKIRYPLYEPPRIFGHETAGTIAALGNNVKGWEVGQRVAVMHHIPCMRCAYCMNDNFSMCDVYKNISTTAGFNASGGGFADYVKVPGHIVQNGGLIPIPDNISFEEASFVEPTNCCLKAVKKAQIAPGQTVLVTGAGPIGLMFIMLVKYFGAKAIATDLLPSRIDKALSVGAEAAFDARDPDLPAKISALTAGLGVDVTLLAVPSEKAFFQALDSTRKGGKILFFAEFPDEVEIPINPNILYRREIDLIGSYSSSYRLQSLSADIVFNQRIDVQALISDRYPLKDLSAAVEVAIAPTPDTYKILIYP, from the coding sequence GTGAAAGCACAGGTATTTAGAGGCGTTAATCAACTCTCTTACGAAGATATCCCAGTTCCAACCCTAGAACCAGATGAAGTGCTGGTACAGGTGCAGGTTGTGGGGTTGTGTCAGTCAGATATTAAAAAAATTCGTTATCCGCTGTATGAACCGCCGCGCATTTTTGGACATGAAACTGCCGGTACGATCGCAGCACTAGGCAATAATGTCAAAGGCTGGGAAGTGGGACAACGGGTAGCAGTGATGCACCACATCCCTTGTATGCGTTGTGCCTACTGCATGAATGATAATTTCTCTATGTGCGATGTTTACAAAAACATTTCCACAACCGCAGGCTTTAATGCTAGTGGTGGCGGTTTCGCCGATTATGTCAAAGTACCCGGACATATTGTCCAAAACGGCGGGTTAATTCCCATCCCTGATAATATTAGTTTTGAAGAAGCCAGTTTTGTCGAACCAACCAACTGCTGCTTAAAAGCAGTGAAAAAAGCCCAAATTGCTCCCGGACAAACTGTGTTAGTTACTGGTGCTGGGCCAATTGGGTTAATGTTTATCATGTTGGTGAAGTATTTCGGAGCAAAAGCGATCGCTACCGATTTACTACCCTCTAGAATTGATAAAGCCTTGAGTGTCGGTGCAGAGGCGGCTTTTGATGCTCGTGATCCCGATTTACCAGCCAAAATCTCTGCCTTAACTGCTGGACTCGGTGTTGATGTTACCTTGCTGGCTGTTCCGAGTGAGAAAGCATTCTTTCAAGCACTTGATAGTACCCGCAAAGGTGGGAAAATCTTGTTTTTCGCTGAATTCCCTGATGAGGTGGAAATTCCCATTAACCCGAATATCCTCTACCGTCGGGAAATTGACTTGATCGGCAGTTATAGCTCATCTTATCGGCTTCAGAGTCTATCAGCCGATATTGTATTTAATCAGCGAATTGATGTGCAAGCTTTGATTAGCGATCGCTATCCATTAAAAGATTTATCAGCAGCTGTGGAAGTTGCGATCGCACCCACACCGGATACTTATAAAATCTTAATTTATCCCTAA
- a CDS encoding type II toxin-antitoxin system ParD family antitoxin, with translation MYVSLTPELEQFIQSQVESGKYSSSEEVILAAIKQLEVRENIYKGRFEELQRLIMIGVEASERGEVIDGETLFHQLQQKLQERREQAS, from the coding sequence ATGTATGTATCATTAACTCCAGAGCTTGAGCAGTTTATCCAAAGTCAGGTTGAAAGCGGTAAATATTCTTCGTCTGAAGAAGTGATTCTGGCAGCTATCAAGCAATTGGAAGTAAGAGAAAATATCTACAAGGGACGATTTGAGGAGTTACAACGCTTGATTATGATTGGTGTTGAAGCTTCCGAACGAGGAGAGGTTATTGATGGTGAAACACTTTTCCACCAGCTACAACAGAAGTTGCAAGAGCGTCGGGAACAGGCTAGTTAA
- a CDS encoding type II toxin-antitoxin system RelE/ParE family toxin, translating into MRNICSFTVPASRDIESIIDFIADSSGLDAADRFLNKINGKCNNLAMFPSMGRKRSELLPSLRSFPVDDYLIFYRPIETGIEVLRVVSGYRDLDALFDQPDDE; encoded by the coding sequence ATGAGGAATATTTGCTCTTTTACTGTTCCGGCTAGTCGAGATATTGAAAGTATTATCGATTTTATTGCTGATAGCAGTGGTTTGGATGCAGCGGATAGATTTCTCAATAAAATCAACGGTAAGTGTAATAATTTAGCAATGTTTCCCAGCATGGGGCGTAAGAGGTCTGAGCTTTTGCCTTCATTGCGGAGCTTTCCAGTTGATGATTATTTAATATTTTATCGCCCAATTGAAACCGGAATTGAAGTTCTGCGAGTGGTTAGTGGCTATCGTGATTTAGATGCGCTTTTTGATCAGCCAGACGATGAGTGA